One window of the Gouania willdenowi unplaced genomic scaffold, fGouWil2.1 scaffold_345_arrow_ctg1, whole genome shotgun sequence genome contains the following:
- the LOC114459783 gene encoding cilia- and flagella-associated protein 44-like has product MVLIHPSLSHSFGYDSERRSNLMLLDDRTLVFIAGNLLVLLQVHTKEQRYLRSCSGEGIGAITAHPSNEYFVIAEKGNQPLILVYEYPSLRLYHILRGGTEQVYSSVDFNLDGSILASVGGAPDYMLTLWDWRHEEVMLRCKASSQEVYRVRFSPHNQNCSPHQELDTSSKEHNDYP; this is encoded by the exons ATGGTCCTCATCCATCCGTCCCTCAGTCACTCCTTTGGTTATGACAGCGAGCGCAGATCAAACCTGATGCTGCTGGATGACAGAACTCTAGTGTTTATAGCAGGAAACCTGCTTGTACTGCTGCAAGTTCACACCAAGGAGCAGAGATACCTGCGTTCCTGCAGCGGAGAAGGAATAGGTGCTATCACA gCTCATCCCAGTAATGAGTACTTTGTCATAGCTGAGAAGGGAAACCAGCCTCTCATACTCGTCTATGAATATCCCTCATTGAGACTCTACCACATCCTCAGAG GAGGCACAGAGCAAGTGTACAGCTCTGTGGACTTTAACCTGGATGGCAGCATACTGGCCAGTGTGGGCGGAGCCCCAGATTACATGCTGACTCTGTGGGACTGGAGACATGAGGAAGTGATGCTGAGGTGCAAGGCATCCTCACAAGAAGTCTATAGAGTCAGATTCTCCCCACACAACCAGAACTGCTCACCTCATCAGGAACTGGACACGTCAAGTAAGGAACACAATGATTACCCCTGA